The DNA window GAAAATCGATAAATTGAGGACGCGTACGACTCTCGAATCCCTCTGCAATGTTGGACATCACACTAATCGCCGCCCGGCGAATCTGGTCTTTAAGTGTCCAGTCGTCCGTAAATCCGTCTTTCTTGCTCAGGGCGTAGACGTGGTTTGTCAGCGTTCGAGCGGACGTCCACACACGGAGGTCTTCAAATCGTTCGGCCATGACTCTCAACGCGAAAAGCGCCCGTTCAACGTTGTACGCTCAACGCCTCTTGTTCGCGGTACCAGTCGTAGGTGTTCTGGAGGCCCTCCCGAAGCGAGGTCTCCGCCTCCCAGCCGAGCGCGTCCAGGCGGCTCGTGTCCACCAGCTTCCGCGGGGTGCCGTCCGGCTTCGAGGGGTCGTGTTCAATCGGCCCGTCGTGGCCGACCACCTCCTGGATCAGGGCCATCAGGTCGTTGATCGAAAGGTCCTCCCCAACCCCCACGTTCAGCATGCCCTCCGGCGCCACCTCCCGAATCGCCTCCTCCGGCGTCTCCAGCACAAAGCGCACCGCATCGGCCAGATCCTGCGCGTAGAGAAACTCCCGCTTCGGCTCACCGGTGCCCCAGAGCGTCACCGGCGCGTCCGAGCCGTCCGGCGCAGCGCCCTTCGCCTCGTGGGCCTTTCGCAACAGCGCCGGCAGCACGTGGCTCGTCTCCAGGTCGAAGTCGTCGCCCGGCCCGTAAAGGTTGGTCGGCATCAGGGTCAACATGTCGTCCCCGTGCTGGCGGTGGTAAGCCTCGCACAGCTTGTGCCCGGCAATCTTGGCCACCGCGTACCACTGGTTCGTCGGCTCCAGCGGGCCGGTCAAGAGGCTCTCCTCCGACATCGGTTGGTCGGCGTGCTTCGGGTAGATGCAGGTCGAGCCCAGGAAAAGCAGCCGATCAACACCCGTCTCGTGCGCGGCCCGAATCACGCTCTGCTCGATCGCAAGGTTGTCCCCGATAAAGTCCGCCGGATAGCGGTCGTTGGCCAAAATGCCGCCGACGCGCGCCGCGGCCAACACCACAAAGTCCGGTTGCTCCTCCTTAAAAAACGCCCGCGTCGCCTGTGGGTCCCGCAGGTCCAGGGCCTCGGAGGTGCGGCCGATGAGGTTCGTGTAGCCGGCCTCTTCCAGGTGCGACCAGATGGCCCGCCCCACCATCCCTCGGTGGCCCGCAACG is part of the Salinibacter sp. 10B genome and encodes:
- a CDS encoding GDP-L-fucose synthase is translated as MRLTSSDAKIYVAGHRGMVGRAIWSHLEEAGYTNLIGRTSEALDLRDPQATRAFFKEEQPDFVVLAAARVGGILANDRYPADFIGDNLAIEQSVIRAAHETGVDRLLFLGSTCIYPKHADQPMSEESLLTGPLEPTNQWYAVAKIAGHKLCEAYHRQHGDDMLTLMPTNLYGPGDDFDLETSHVLPALLRKAHEAKGAAPDGSDAPVTLWGTGEPKREFLYAQDLADAVRFVLETPEEAIREVAPEGMLNVGVGEDLSINDLMALIQEVVGHDGPIEHDPSKPDGTPRKLVDTSRLDALGWEAETSLREGLQNTYDWYREQEALSVQR